One Acanthochromis polyacanthus isolate Apoly-LR-REF ecotype Palm Island chromosome 6, KAUST_Apoly_ChrSc, whole genome shotgun sequence DNA segment encodes these proteins:
- the LOC127534498 gene encoding LOW QUALITY PROTEIN: taste receptor type 1 member 2-like (The sequence of the model RefSeq protein was modified relative to this genomic sequence to represent the inferred CDS: inserted 1 base in 1 codon) — protein MTEECDAGYKRKIEGSHKCCFSCVMCLNGTYINSTEDPYSCISCKHTEWSENKSTSCNQRLVEFIPFTDSGAILIMLGAGALVGLTLAVSVLFAVNYNTPVVRSAGGPMCFLILGCLSLCSISVFFYFGQPSVPSCVLRYLPFFLFYTVCLACFVVRSFQIVXHLQNSRQVPQTPQLVDKISHPVAGHRCSVYSSGSRTYYWSFFCPSKALQ, from the exons ATGACTGAGG AATGTGATGCAGGATACAAGAGAAAAATAGAAGGAAGTCACAAATGCTGCTTCAGTTGTGTCATGTGTCTAAATGGAACTTATATCAACAGCACAG AGGATCCCTACAGCTGCATCAGCTGCAAGCACACAGAATGGTCTGAAAACAAAAGTACGTCCTGCAACCAGCGTCTGGTGGAGTTCATACCGTTTACAGACAGCGGGGCCATACTGATCATGCTGGGGGCCGGGGCCTTGGTGGGCCTCACTCTAGCTGTATCTGTTCTCTTTGCTGTTAACTACAACACGCCTGTTGTCAGATCTGCTGGGGGGCCGATGTGCTTCCTGATTCTAGGCTGCCTCagtctgtgcagcatcagtgttttcttttactttggCCAGCCATCAGTTCCTTCTTGTGTCTTGAGGTATCTGCCATTTTTCTTGTTCTACACCGTTTGTCTGGCGTGTTTTGTGGTGCGCTCCTTTCAGATTG TGCATCTTCAAAATAGCCGCCAAGTTCCCCAAACTCCACAGCTGGTGGATAAAATATCACATCCAGTGGCTGGTCATCGTTGTAGCGTTTACAGCTCAGGCTCTCGTACTTATTATTGGTCATTCTTCTGCCCCTCCAAAGCCTTACAATGA